A section of the Humulus lupulus chromosome 2, drHumLupu1.1, whole genome shotgun sequence genome encodes:
- the LOC133814796 gene encoding uncharacterized protein LOC133814796 yields the protein MTRAGIELVVGQLANVGLQSTLLNRIMEAQMNNPQLVKNWEDVFVEVAKDFTILKMDMLRYKDQICVSMDAGIKREIMDESHTTPYSLHSVTRKIYRDLKILYWWLGMTKDVVEYVVKCLTCQQVKFEHQRTVGLL from the coding sequence atgactagagcagggatagagctTGTTGTAGGTCAGTTGGCCAATGTTGGTCTGCAATCTACACTTCTTAATAGGATCATGGAAGCACAAATGAACAATCCTCAACTAGTTAAGAATTGGGAGGATGTCTTTGTTGAAGTGGCTAAAGACTTTACTATCTTAAAGATGGATAtgctgagatataaggatcaaatATGTGTTTCGATGGATGCTGGTATCAAGAGAGAGAttatggatgagtctcataccactccatatTCATTACATTCAGTCACTAGAAAGATATATCGAGACTTAAAAAttttgtattggtggttgggGATGACGAAGGATGTGGTTGAATATGTGGTTAAGTGCCTTACTTGTCAGCAAGTAAAATTTGAACACCAGAGGACAGTAGGGTTACTATAA